One genomic segment of Catalinimonas alkaloidigena includes these proteins:
- a CDS encoding FecR family protein: MINYKNFGVEDFLADEYFRKWVYQENESIQNFWINWLEENPEKRFVVEEARQILRKVRFQYYPASKADLEEVWSKIESRRSKQGSVGPEITHPFAQAKKDNFRKRRMLIGLAASLLIGALLLVYQVRDKDHYETYSTAYGQTRDIMLPDRTRISLNANSSLKFNKGWRSIQKREVWLDGEAFFEVEKIQNSEGENISFLVHTGEMEVEVLGTRFNVNARRGKTEVVLNSGEVKLNLAHEKEPEVWMTPGDMVVFAKNEKVVHKKQVNPSDYSSWRNNMLVFNGSSLSEVKSLLEDFYGYEVLIQDEVLLERRFTGRFPSDKVALMLDALEASLGIQINENDHQIIMDTR; encoded by the coding sequence ATGATAAATTATAAGAACTTTGGTGTGGAAGACTTTCTGGCAGATGAATATTTCAGAAAGTGGGTATACCAGGAAAATGAATCTATCCAGAATTTCTGGATAAACTGGCTGGAGGAAAATCCGGAAAAGAGATTTGTAGTAGAAGAGGCTCGGCAAATCCTCAGAAAAGTAAGGTTTCAATATTATCCTGCTTCTAAAGCGGATTTGGAGGAGGTATGGTCAAAGATTGAAAGCAGGAGAAGCAAACAGGGCAGTGTTGGGCCTGAAATCACACACCCTTTCGCCCAAGCAAAGAAGGACAACTTTAGAAAAAGGAGGATGCTTATCGGGCTTGCAGCCTCATTGCTGATAGGCGCACTCCTGCTGGTCTATCAGGTCAGAGATAAGGACCATTATGAAACTTATTCAACTGCCTACGGACAGACCCGCGATATCATGCTGCCGGACAGAACAAGAATAAGCCTGAATGCTAATTCAAGCTTGAAGTTCAACAAAGGCTGGCGTTCCATTCAAAAAAGAGAGGTGTGGCTGGACGGTGAAGCTTTCTTTGAAGTAGAAAAAATACAAAATTCTGAGGGTGAGAACATCTCCTTTCTAGTACATACCGGGGAAATGGAAGTAGAAGTTCTGGGTACTCGCTTCAATGTTAACGCAAGACGCGGCAAGACTGAAGTAGTCTTAAATAGCGGAGAAGTGAAGTTAAACCTGGCACATGAAAAAGAACCCGAGGTATGGATGACCCCCGGGGATATGGTGGTCTTTGCAAAGAATGAAAAGGTAGTGCACAAGAAACAGGTAAACCCCTCCGATTATTCCTCATGGAGAAATAATATGCTGGTTTTCAATGGATCTAGCCTCTCCGAAGTAAAAAGCCTGCTTGAAGATTTTTACGGCTATGAGGTGCTTATTCAAGACGAGGTCTTGCTGGAGCGAAGGTTTACCGGCCGTTTTCCATCAGACAAAGTAGCACTCATGCTGGATGCCCTTGAAGCTTCATTAGGAATACAAATAAACGAAAATGACCATCAGATTATCATGGATACTAGATAA
- a CDS encoding DUF3179 domain-containing protein, translated as MKFLLLIFFILSLHSTLAQSKKGFDLRNASIPVDEIKDGGPPKDGIPSIDQPQFTKAAAQDLDSRVLGVVVNGIAKAYPIAIMNYHEIVNDRFGEQPVVVTYCPLCGSGIAFDAEVDGEKRTFGVSGLLYNSDVLLYDRQTNSLWSQLMMEAIGGPMAGKKLTMVPTINTSLGEWMNKYPNTLLLSEETGYQRDYTLNPYPGYDSSTQLYFDVEERDDRFHPKEMVIGLEIDGQFKAYPLSELKKMQQTKIKVQFQKKDLTITYNPDSQSAEISDADGNVLPTLSTFWFAWYAFHPDTEVFQTK; from the coding sequence ATGAAATTCCTGCTACTTATTTTCTTTATCTTAAGTCTGCACAGCACTCTAGCCCAAAGCAAAAAAGGATTTGACCTGAGAAATGCCAGTATTCCTGTGGATGAGATCAAGGACGGAGGTCCCCCCAAAGACGGTATTCCCAGCATAGATCAGCCTCAGTTCACAAAAGCAGCCGCACAGGATTTGGATAGCAGGGTGTTGGGGGTGGTTGTGAACGGCATCGCCAAAGCTTATCCCATAGCCATCATGAATTATCACGAGATCGTCAATGACAGATTTGGCGAACAGCCGGTGGTAGTCACCTATTGCCCTCTCTGTGGCAGCGGTATCGCCTTTGATGCTGAAGTGGATGGTGAGAAAAGAACCTTCGGCGTATCTGGTCTGCTCTACAACAGTGATGTGTTGCTTTACGATCGGCAAACTAACTCGCTATGGTCACAGCTTATGATGGAAGCCATAGGCGGTCCGATGGCAGGTAAAAAGCTTACAATGGTGCCCACAATAAATACCAGCCTGGGAGAATGGATGAATAAATATCCGAACACCTTGCTACTGAGCGAGGAAACCGGCTATCAGCGGGATTATACACTCAATCCTTATCCGGGATATGATAGCTCTACACAGTTGTATTTTGATGTGGAAGAAAGAGATGACAGATTTCACCCTAAAGAGATGGTGATCGGCCTGGAGATTGACGGTCAATTCAAAGCTTATCCCTTATCAGAATTAAAGAAGATGCAGCAAACCAAAATTAAAGTTCAATTCCAGAAAAAAGACTTGACCATTACCTACAACCCTGACAGTCAGAGTGCTGAAATTAGTGATGCGGATGGAAATGTTTTGCCAACCTTGAGCACTTTCTGGTTTGCCTGGTATGCTTTTCATCCTGATACGGAAGTTTTTCAAACAAAATAA
- a CDS encoding PSD1 and planctomycete cytochrome C domain-containing protein: MIPQKLSYWLSLPLLLLIILQGCHSLTDNQNEQVHVTGKISYNFHIRPILSDKCFACHGPDANKREAGLRLDMAESAYKALEENPNKHAIVPGEPSSSSVFLRISSTDEAQIMPPPESELKLSEHEIKLIERWIRQGAEYEPHWAFVAPKDQALPKVKNKAWPVNEIDFFVLHKQEQNGLTPNEEADKERLLKRLSFDITGLPPSLEMMNRFLADSSAQGYEKIVDELLQSSAYGERMAVHWMDVSRYADSYGYQMDNFRSQWPWRDWVIHAFNKNMPYDQFITWQLAGDLMPNATKEQILATGFNRNHKITEEGAIDEEEYRVTYVTDRTNTVGKSILGVTLECANCHDHKYDPLSQKEYFQMFAFFNNVDELRDHYTAIDPTVGTPEGYAKKPLIEITDEDVEEILSFVNKQKQDTNRLIVSVMGEMDTLRPTYLLERGVFDAYGEEVQPATPESILSFDNKYPKNRLGLARWIFDEQNPLTSRVFVNRVWQLFFGKGIVKTAGDFGMQGDLPTHPELLDWLAVDFMKNGWDIKRLIKQIVTSATYRQSAKIKPDIQDVDPENVLLTHSPRYHLQAEFIRNLLLSSSGLLDKTIGGPSVKPYQPDGLWEAATAGGSNLSDYVQDHSSNLYRRGLYTFIKRTVPPPSMLIFDASNRDQCEIGRANTNTPLQALVMMNDPTVLEASRVLAARLLEEEANTEQILIKAFRLIVCRMPKKEEVNLLSEYYKHQLVTIKKQNAQKMLAVGEHPHPENIEPTKLAALMQVISMIYNLEETITKT; encoded by the coding sequence ATGATACCTCAAAAACTTTCTTATTGGTTAAGCTTACCTCTACTGTTGTTGATCATACTACAGGGCTGCCATTCACTGACAGATAACCAAAATGAGCAAGTACATGTAACAGGTAAAATAAGTTATAACTTTCATATCCGGCCTATCCTGTCTGATAAGTGTTTTGCCTGTCACGGTCCGGATGCCAATAAGAGAGAGGCAGGCTTGAGGCTGGATATGGCAGAATCCGCGTACAAAGCATTGGAAGAGAACCCAAATAAACATGCTATTGTACCCGGTGAGCCGAGCTCATCGTCTGTTTTTCTAAGAATAAGCAGTACGGATGAGGCGCAAATCATGCCCCCTCCTGAATCAGAGCTGAAGCTATCTGAGCATGAAATCAAACTGATAGAGCGGTGGATACGCCAGGGTGCTGAATATGAGCCGCATTGGGCATTTGTAGCTCCTAAAGATCAGGCACTTCCGAAAGTAAAAAATAAAGCGTGGCCAGTAAATGAAATTGATTTTTTTGTATTGCATAAACAAGAACAAAATGGGTTAACTCCTAATGAAGAAGCGGATAAAGAAAGGTTACTGAAACGGCTTAGTTTTGATATTACTGGCTTGCCGCCAAGCTTGGAGATGATGAACCGCTTTTTAGCTGACAGCAGTGCTCAGGGGTATGAAAAAATAGTAGATGAATTATTGCAGTCCTCTGCCTATGGAGAGAGAATGGCTGTGCATTGGATGGATGTATCACGATATGCTGATTCCTATGGCTACCAAATGGATAATTTTCGGAGTCAGTGGCCGTGGCGTGATTGGGTAATTCATGCATTTAATAAAAATATGCCCTACGATCAATTTATTACCTGGCAATTGGCCGGTGATTTAATGCCCAATGCCACCAAAGAACAAATTTTAGCAACAGGATTTAACCGGAATCATAAGATTACAGAAGAAGGGGCAATTGATGAAGAAGAATATCGGGTAACCTATGTAACTGACCGTACTAATACTGTAGGTAAATCCATACTTGGTGTCACATTAGAATGTGCAAACTGCCACGATCATAAGTATGATCCTTTATCTCAGAAAGAATATTTTCAAATGTTTGCCTTCTTCAATAATGTTGACGAACTCCGAGATCATTATACTGCAATTGATCCCACTGTAGGAACACCTGAGGGTTATGCCAAAAAACCACTGATTGAAATCACGGATGAAGATGTAGAAGAGATACTTTCCTTTGTTAATAAACAAAAACAGGATACTAACAGGCTGATTGTATCTGTAATGGGGGAAATGGATACGTTGAGGCCTACTTACTTGCTTGAGCGAGGTGTTTTTGATGCTTATGGAGAAGAAGTACAACCGGCTACGCCTGAATCTATATTGTCATTTGATAACAAATACCCTAAGAACCGGCTGGGATTAGCAAGATGGATATTTGATGAGCAAAACCCACTCACCTCAAGAGTCTTCGTCAATAGAGTCTGGCAGTTATTTTTTGGTAAAGGGATCGTAAAAACTGCTGGAGATTTTGGTATGCAGGGTGACCTGCCTACTCACCCCGAACTGTTGGACTGGCTGGCAGTAGACTTTATGAAAAATGGCTGGGACATTAAGCGTTTAATTAAGCAAATAGTGACCTCTGCGACTTATAGACAGTCAGCGAAAATAAAACCGGATATTCAAGATGTTGATCCTGAGAATGTACTTTTAACGCACTCACCTCGCTATCATCTACAGGCTGAATTTATCAGAAACCTGCTGCTTTCAAGTAGTGGATTGTTGGATAAGACCATCGGAGGCCCCAGCGTAAAACCTTATCAGCCAGATGGTTTGTGGGAGGCAGCAACAGCCGGTGGTTCAAATTTGTCTGATTATGTGCAGGATCACAGTAGTAATCTTTACAGACGAGGGCTATATACATTTATCAAAAGAACTGTGCCTCCTCCATCCATGCTAATTTTTGACGCTAGCAATAGAGATCAATGTGAAATCGGCAGGGCTAATACCAACACTCCCCTACAGGCGCTGGTGATGATGAATGATCCTACTGTACTGGAAGCATCCAGAGTATTAGCTGCCCGCTTACTTGAGGAAGAGGCGAACACCGAACAAATTTTGATAAAAGCATTTCGCTTGATTGTATGTCGTATGCCTAAGAAAGAAGAAGTCAATCTACTTAGTGAGTATTATAAGCATCAATTGGTCACCATAAAGAAGCAGAATGCCCAAAAAATGCTGGCTGTAGGTGAACATCCTCATCCGGAAAACATAGAGCCTACCAAGCTTGCAGCACTTATGCAAGTGATTTCTATGATATACAACTTAGAAGAAACCATTACAAAAACCTGA
- a CDS encoding DUF1501 domain-containing protein, whose protein sequence is MDKEYLEYGLTKNRRRFLSRLSLGVGSVALGSLLIPDLFRNTSSAAGGTNGLSVGTPHFAPKAKRVIYLFQNGAPSQLESFDYKPKLREMEGMDLPASVRGGQRLTGFTANQSSLPLVGSFTDFHQYGEARAWVSDLFPHTAKIVDDICIVKSMHTEAINHDPALTFFQTGNQQGNRPSMGSWLSYGLGSENQNLPAFTVLISRGKGNSQGVYSKLWSNGFLDSIHQGVQFSNGEDPVLYLNDPEGMSRQARRKMLDNLSELNQMNYEEFGDPEINTKIRQYEMAYRMQAAVPEVMDISKEPDSIIKMYGDDCKVPGTFAANCLLARKLSENGVRFVQLYHQGWDQHVNLPKEISGQAKDVDQASAALVTDLKQRGLLDETLVIWGGEFGRTNFSQGKITQDNYGRDHHPRCFSIWMAGGGIRPGIVYGETDEFGYNIVKNPVHVHDFQATMLHQLGLDHEKLTYKHLGRRFRLTDVAGKVVKDILV, encoded by the coding sequence ATGGATAAGGAGTATTTAGAATACGGATTGACAAAGAATCGCCGCCGTTTTTTATCAAGGCTCAGCCTTGGCGTAGGGAGTGTAGCATTAGGCTCTTTGCTAATTCCGGATCTCTTCAGGAACACAAGCTCTGCTGCTGGGGGGACAAACGGTTTATCGGTAGGAACTCCTCACTTTGCCCCCAAAGCTAAAAGAGTTATTTACTTGTTTCAAAATGGGGCTCCTTCCCAGCTGGAATCATTTGATTATAAACCAAAGCTACGCGAGATGGAAGGAATGGACCTTCCTGCATCCGTCAGAGGTGGGCAGCGGTTAACCGGTTTTACTGCCAACCAGTCTTCATTGCCATTGGTAGGATCTTTTACAGATTTCCATCAGTACGGAGAGGCAAGGGCTTGGGTCAGCGATCTGTTTCCTCATACCGCTAAAATTGTGGATGACATATGCATCGTAAAATCCATGCATACCGAAGCCATCAACCATGATCCGGCTTTAACTTTTTTTCAAACCGGAAACCAACAGGGGAACAGACCTAGTATGGGTTCATGGTTAAGTTATGGATTAGGAAGTGAAAATCAGAACCTGCCTGCATTTACCGTACTAATTTCCAGAGGTAAAGGAAACAGTCAAGGTGTATATTCTAAGTTATGGTCCAATGGTTTTTTGGATTCTATACATCAGGGCGTTCAGTTCAGTAATGGAGAAGACCCGGTACTCTACCTGAATGACCCTGAGGGTATGAGCAGACAGGCCCGCCGGAAAATGCTGGATAATTTGTCTGAGCTCAACCAGATGAACTATGAAGAATTTGGTGATCCTGAGATTAACACCAAAATCCGGCAATATGAAATGGCTTATCGTATGCAGGCTGCTGTGCCGGAAGTTATGGATATCTCCAAAGAACCCGATAGTATCATCAAGATGTATGGTGATGATTGTAAGGTACCAGGCACTTTTGCCGCCAACTGCCTGTTAGCTCGTAAGCTCTCTGAAAATGGAGTGCGCTTTGTACAACTGTATCATCAGGGTTGGGACCAACATGTCAATCTTCCCAAAGAGATATCCGGGCAGGCAAAAGATGTAGATCAGGCTTCCGCTGCCCTTGTCACTGATTTAAAACAACGCGGACTGCTGGATGAGACCTTAGTAATTTGGGGCGGAGAATTTGGTCGGACAAATTTTAGCCAGGGTAAAATAACACAAGATAATTATGGACGCGATCATCATCCCAGATGCTTTAGCATTTGGATGGCAGGAGGAGGCATTAGGCCAGGAATTGTGTACGGCGAAACCGATGAGTTTGGTTATAATATAGTTAAAAACCCAGTGCACGTGCATGATTTTCAGGCAACCATGCTTCATCAGTTAGGGCTTGACCATGAAAAGTTGACCTATAAACACCTGGGGCGCAGGTTCAGGCTTACCGATGTAGCAGGAAAAGTAGTGAAAGATATATTAGTTTAA
- a CDS encoding IS5 family transposase yields MQSHYTRLTDDQWKVIKQFINWQRNRELDLRNVFDAILYITRTGVQWRNLPFPNFPDWQAVYYYFDKWKKNGVIEKINLSLNFLERLQNDRQATPSLGLADSQSIKLAPMICSHRGIDGNKKVNGRKRHVLVDVRGRIYQVHVHAANFHDSPQGVNLLDEKAPYSERLETIIADKTYRGTFAKAVKQIGIEFEVPNREKSTKGFVIEAKRWVVERTFAWLNFYRRTVIDYEHTSESSKTFLLLANLSMCIKAI; encoded by the coding sequence ATGCAGTCACATTATACGCGACTTACTGACGACCAATGGAAAGTTATTAAACAGTTTATAAACTGGCAAAGGAATAGGGAACTAGATTTACGCAATGTTTTTGATGCAATTCTTTATATTACACGAACTGGCGTTCAGTGGCGGAACTTACCTTTCCCCAATTTTCCAGATTGGCAGGCCGTTTACTATTATTTTGATAAGTGGAAAAAGAATGGAGTTATTGAAAAAATAAACTTGTCACTAAATTTTCTAGAGAGACTACAAAATGACCGGCAGGCAACTCCAAGCCTTGGTTTAGCAGATTCTCAGAGTATCAAACTTGCCCCGATGATCTGTTCACATCGTGGCATTGATGGAAATAAAAAGGTAAATGGTAGAAAAAGACATGTGCTGGTTGATGTCCGTGGTAGAATTTACCAAGTACATGTTCATGCTGCAAACTTCCACGATAGCCCTCAAGGAGTGAATTTATTAGATGAGAAGGCTCCGTATTCCGAACGTTTAGAAACGATAATAGCAGATAAAACTTATCGTGGAACTTTTGCTAAAGCAGTAAAGCAAATAGGGATAGAGTTTGAAGTGCCTAATAGAGAAAAAAGCACAAAGGGATTTGTAATAGAAGCTAAAAGGTGGGTAGTAGAAAGGACTTTTGCTTGGCTTAATTTCTATCGCCGAACAGTGATAGATTATGAACATACATCCGAAAGTTCAAAAACATTCTTACTTCTAGCAAATTTGTCTATGTGTATTAAGGCAATCTAA
- a CDS encoding DUF6503 family protein translates to MMQKLLDPGLNYEYLGEASFNEREYHTIKITFNQIGDKPTDIYQIYLNKETLLVDRFLFTVADKGVMDTPLLMEIKYEEIEGKLIPSHRRYKKSSWDANVIDAPWIEVKWSDIRFNNDLTIEDLEKSQ, encoded by the coding sequence ATGATGCAGAAATTATTAGACCCAGGGTTAAATTATGAGTATTTAGGGGAAGCTTCCTTCAATGAGAGAGAGTATCACACTATTAAAATAACTTTCAACCAAATCGGTGACAAACCAACTGATATTTATCAAATTTATCTGAACAAAGAGACATTACTTGTAGACCGCTTTTTATTCACGGTAGCTGATAAAGGTGTGATGGATACCCCCCTTTTGATGGAAATAAAATACGAGGAAATTGAAGGCAAGTTGATCCCCTCTCATCGTAGATACAAGAAATCCAGCTGGGATGCAAATGTAATAGATGCCCCCTGGATTGAAGTCAAATGGTCTGATATCCGCTTTAACAACGATCTCACAATAGAGGATTTAGAAAAGAGTCAATGA
- a CDS encoding RNA polymerase sigma factor codes for MTFEVAYRNEHDTVGRPTGGITDRLATLPDSLLWKELKAGSEEAYAFIYHHYFFVLYNYGRQFCDSKERVKDCIQDLFVSIWDKKERLSDTDSIKFYLFKSLKREILRKKPGLPSINLENKILEKSDFEMVLSLEHHLIAREEEKERLYQIRGAVNALSDQQREVIFLLFYENLSQQQTAELLSIKVKTVRNLLWKATCALRKIVKPFQLIALYFSSCIYF; via the coding sequence ATGACGTTTGAAGTTGCATATCGTAATGAGCATGATACAGTGGGAAGGCCAACCGGCGGTATTACTGACAGACTGGCTACGCTTCCTGACTCACTACTTTGGAAAGAATTAAAAGCTGGAAGCGAAGAAGCTTATGCTTTTATATACCATCACTATTTTTTTGTGCTGTATAATTATGGAAGGCAGTTTTGCGATAGCAAGGAAAGAGTGAAAGACTGTATTCAGGATCTTTTTGTGAGCATTTGGGACAAAAAAGAAAGGCTTTCTGATACTGATAGTATTAAGTTTTATTTATTTAAATCGCTAAAAAGAGAGATTCTTCGGAAAAAGCCCGGTCTTCCTTCTATCAACTTAGAAAATAAGATACTTGAGAAGAGCGACTTTGAAATGGTATTATCCCTGGAGCACCATCTAATTGCTCGTGAGGAAGAAAAAGAAAGGCTATACCAAATACGGGGGGCGGTAAATGCACTGTCTGATCAGCAGCGAGAGGTAATCTTCTTATTGTTTTATGAAAATTTATCCCAACAGCAAACGGCTGAGCTATTATCTATAAAAGTAAAAACAGTGCGTAACTTACTTTGGAAAGCTACCTGTGCTTTACGTAAGATCGTTAAACCATTCCAGCTCATCGCCCTTTATTTTTCATCCTGCATTTATTTCTGA
- a CDS encoding RagB/SusD family nutrient uptake outer membrane protein: protein MKKLLYILTIIFMASCTEDFLEVLPESSVTSGNFYKTEAQFDQALNGAYATLRDVKGSVSSWTMGEMRSDNTHLEFNVTNRGPGYMEREYADFFLDNNSSGMVASKYNANYVGIARVNEILGYIDEAGLSQEKVDDITGQAKFLRALYYFDLVRYFGGVPLYLEAVKGAEEAYLPRSSVEEVYNIIEADIQEAIQKLPAPAFPQSGRATEGAARMLLADVYLTQKNYQSAEAELSRVIQMGYALLPDYASVFNTSNKNSVESIFEVQYQQGNQGQQSNFLYHFLPLSSDVSMITGITSQNRQGGGWNVPTFEMIETYEPDDARLEASIGIAEGSGVIGDMLIEAVKSPVNYTTPSGKRSYPFIKKFLNGHSLERNTDDNFPIYRYSEALLSLAEVLNEQGRPTEALPYLNQVRERAGLSEITVTDQVQLRDIIAHETRVELAFENKRWLDLVRTDIAIEVMTQNGEYLKRVHAGESYLPQNSYNVTQERLLFPIPQREVQIGDLEQNPGY from the coding sequence ATGAAAAAGTTACTGTATATACTAACGATCATTTTCATGGCTTCCTGCACAGAGGATTTTTTAGAAGTATTACCAGAAAGTTCTGTCACTTCTGGTAACTTTTATAAGACCGAAGCACAATTCGATCAGGCATTAAATGGAGCGTATGCTACCCTTAGAGATGTGAAAGGATCCGTTTCTTCATGGACTATGGGAGAGATGCGATCTGATAATACACATCTTGAATTTAATGTGACTAATCGTGGACCTGGTTATATGGAGAGAGAGTATGCTGACTTCTTTCTTGATAATAACTCCAGCGGAATGGTAGCGAGTAAATATAATGCTAATTATGTAGGCATTGCCCGCGTCAATGAAATTCTAGGGTACATTGATGAGGCAGGCCTTAGCCAAGAAAAAGTGGATGATATCACTGGACAGGCTAAGTTCTTACGTGCACTCTATTATTTTGATCTGGTAAGGTATTTTGGAGGTGTACCTTTGTATCTTGAGGCTGTCAAAGGGGCGGAGGAGGCATATCTACCCCGTTCATCGGTGGAAGAGGTATACAACATAATTGAAGCTGATATACAGGAAGCTATTCAAAAATTACCTGCGCCTGCTTTTCCACAAAGTGGCAGAGCTACCGAAGGAGCCGCCCGTATGCTATTGGCAGATGTATATCTTACACAAAAAAATTACCAGTCAGCTGAAGCTGAATTATCTCGTGTAATTCAGATGGGATATGCATTATTACCTGATTATGCTTCTGTATTCAATACTTCCAACAAAAATAGTGTGGAATCTATTTTTGAAGTACAGTATCAGCAAGGAAATCAGGGACAGCAGAGTAATTTCCTTTACCATTTTCTTCCCTTATCGTCAGATGTAAGCATGATCACTGGGATCACTTCCCAAAATAGACAGGGTGGGGGTTGGAATGTTCCTACTTTTGAGATGATTGAAACCTATGAACCGGATGATGCACGGCTTGAGGCTTCCATTGGTATCGCAGAGGGAAGCGGAGTCATTGGAGATATGCTAATAGAAGCTGTAAAAAGCCCCGTGAATTATACTACGCCTAGCGGAAAGAGATCATATCCATTTATTAAAAAATTTCTGAATGGGCATAGCCTGGAGCGGAATACTGATGATAACTTTCCCATTTATCGTTATTCTGAGGCACTCTTATCCCTGGCGGAAGTGCTTAATGAGCAAGGTAGGCCCACTGAGGCTTTACCATATCTGAATCAGGTGAGAGAAAGAGCAGGGCTTTCTGAAATCACAGTAACTGATCAGGTTCAACTTCGTGATATCATTGCTCATGAAACCAGGGTAGAATTAGCATTTGAAAACAAACGCTGGCTGGATCTGGTGAGGACAGATATTGCCATTGAAGTTATGACCCAAAATGGTGAGTATCTGAAAAGAGTTCATGCAGGAGAATCATACCTGCCCCAAAATAGTTATAATGTGACCCAGGAACGTTTGCTCTTTCCAATCCCACAACGTGAAGTGCAGATTGGTGACCTTGAACAGAATCCCGGGTATTGA